In Tenrec ecaudatus isolate mTenEca1 chromosome 4, mTenEca1.hap1, whole genome shotgun sequence, a single window of DNA contains:
- the SKIL gene encoding ski-like protein: MENRQANFSEAEGASKKLKGMGDDDGSPPVKKMMTDIHASGKMLINKGPIVKKEHMEDYGEAPMERNGEHAKRTCTSVPESSNLNPSLKHTLAQFHLSSQSSLGGPAAFSARYSHGSMSPSGFLPLPSPQVLPGPLLIPSDSSTELTQTVLEGESISCFQVGGEKRLCLPQVLNSVLREFSLQQINTVCDELYVYCSRCTSDQLHILKVLGILPFNAPSCGLITLTDAQRLCNALLRPRTFPQNGSMLPPKSSLAQLKETGSAFEVEHECLGKCQGLFAPQFYVQPDAPCIQCLECCAMFAPQTFVMHSHRSPGKRTCHWGFESAKWHCYIHVNPKYLGTPEEKKLKIILEEMKEKFSMRNGQRTQPKMVTSPGMELQAWHPVIKQEGDHVSHTHSFLHPSYYLYMCDKVVAPNVSLTSATPQYREGTGMEACKSIPRQPEKPHSNVRRPKLASYPDVSLKEQENLDLKTSRGLYSRVDPPISNNSTSKKKSESASNLVRDTSKAMVGQDAAASSPLPVKDVTCEDDKGKIMEEVVRTYIKQQEKLNSILQKKQQLQMEVDMLSSCTVMKELTEEQQHLQKELESLQNEHAQRMEEFYVEQRDLERKLEQVIKQKCTCDANIEKDKEVEYAAQLAELRQRLDHAEADRQELQDALRQEREARQKLEMIITELKLQILQSKTSKE; the protein is encoded by the exons ATGGAAAATCGACAGGCAAATTTCTCTGAGGCTGAGGGCGCAAGTAAAAAACTGAAGGGGATGGGAGATGATGATGGCAGCCCCCCGGTGAAAAAAATGATGACGGACATTCATGCCAGTGGAAAAATGCTGATCAATAAGGGGCCGATAGTAAAGAAGGAACACATGGAAGACTATGGAGAAGCACCGATGGAGAGGAATGGAGAGCATGCCAAGCGAACCTGTACTTCCGTGCCTGAATCCTCCAACCTAAATCCCAGTTTGAAACACACCCTGGCGCAATTCCATCTAAGTAGTCAGAGCTCTCTGGGTGGGCCAGCGGCGTTTTCCGCTCGATACTCCCACGGAAGCATGTCACCCAGTGGTTTtctgcctcttccttctcctcaagTTCTTCCTGGCCCGCTGCTCATCCCTTCTGATAGCTCCACAGAACTGACCCAGACTGTGTTGGAGGGGGAGTCTATTTCTTGTTTTCAGGTCGGAGGAGAAAAGAGACTATGTTTGCCCCAAGTCTTAAATTCTGTGCTCCGAGAATTTTCACTCCAGCAAATCAATACAGTGTGTGATGAACTGTATGTATATTGTTCAAGGTGTACTTCAGACCAGCTTCATATCTTGAAGGTCCTGGGAATACTTCCTTTCAACGCCCCATCCTGTGGGCTGATCACCCTAACGGATGCACAAAGACTATGTAACGCGTTGTTGAGGCCTCGCACTTTTCCCCAGAATGGTAGCATGCTTCCTCCTAAAAGCTCATTGGCCCAGTTGAAGGAAACTGGAAGTGCCTTTGAAGTGGAACATGAATGCTTGGGCAAATGTCAGGGTCTGTTTGCACCCCAGTTTTATGTTCAGCCTGATGCGCCCTGCATTCAATGTCTGGAATGCTGTGCAATGTTTGCACCCCAAACATTTGTGATGCATTCTCATAGGTCACCTGGCAAAAGGACTTGTCACTGGGGTTTTGAATCTGCCAAATGGCATTGCTATATTCACGTGAATCCCAAATACTTAGGAACACCCGAGGAAAAGAAACTGAAGATAATTTTAGAAGAAATGAAGGAGAAATTTAGCATGAGAAATGGGCAGAGAACTCAACCCAAG ATGGTTACATCACCCGGAATGGAGTTGCAGGCGTGGCATCCTGTTATAAAGCAGGAGGGGGACCATGTTTCTCACACACATTCGTTTCTGCATCCCAG ttaCTACTTATACATGTGTGATAAAGTGGTTGCCCCAAATGTGTCTCTGACTTCTGCCACCCCTCAGTATAGAGAGGGCACAGGGATGGAGGCATGTAAGTCCATACCAAGACAGCCCGAGAAGCCGCACAGCAATGTCCGACGCCCCAAACTAGCGTCTTACCCAGACGTCTCGCTCAAGGAGCAGGAGAATCTGGATTTGAAAACAAGTAGAGGATTGTACAGCCGTGTTG ATCCACCAATATCAAATAACTCTACaagtaaaaagaaatctgaaTCTGCCTCCAATTTAGTCAGAGACACAAGCAAGGCCATGGTTGGTCAGGATGCTGCAGCTTCATCTCCACTGCCTGTCAAGGACGTCACTTGTGAGGATGACAAGGGGAAAATCATGGAAGAAGTTGTGAGAACTTACATCAAACAACAGGAAAAGCTGAACTCAATTTTGCAGAAGAAGCAGCAACTTCAGATG GAAGTGGACATGCTGAGTAGTTGCACAGTCATGAAGGAACTGACCGAGGAGCAGCAGCATTTACAGAAGGAGCTGGAGTCTTTGCAGAACGAGCATGCGCAAAGAATGGAGGAATTCTACGTTGAACAGAGAGACTTGGAGAGAAAATTAGAGCAGGTTATTAAGCAAAAGTGTACCTGTGATGCCAACATAGAAAAAGATAAAGAAGTCGAATATGCGGCACAG CTGGCTGAGCTGAGGCAGAGACTGGACCATGCTGAGGCCGATAGGCAAGAACTCCAGGATGCACTCCGACAGGAGCGGGAGGCGAGGCAGAAGCTGGAGATGATAATTACAGAGCTCAAGCTGCAGATTTTGCAATCGAAGACTTCTAAGGAATAG